The following coding sequences lie in one Methylotuvimicrobium alcaliphilum 20Z genomic window:
- a CDS encoding SulP family inorganic anion transporter, with protein sequence MLFLSKKQDWLGNIRGDLLAGIVVALALIPEAIAFSIIAGVDPKVGLYASFCIAVVTAFVGGRPGMISAATGAMALLMVTLVKDYGLQYLLAATLLTGMLQIVAGYIKFGSLMSFVSRSVVTGFVNALAILIFMAQLPELTNVTWHVYAMTASGLGIIYLFPLIPAVGKSVPSPLLCIVALTALSIYLGLDIRTVGDMGELPDDLPIFLWPEVPLTLETLKIIFPYSASLAVVGLLESLMTATIVDDLTDSGSDKNRECKGQGLANIGSGLLGGMAGCAMIGQSVINIKSGGRGRLSTLVAGTLLLIMVVFLDEWISKIPMAALVAVMIMVSIGTFSWRSVLDLKKHPLSSSVVMIMTVIVVVFTHNLAIGVFVGVLLAALFFANKISHFLYVESEIDEDQSVRIYRVVGQVFFNSAEKFIQSFDFKEAAEKVVIDLHRAHFWDITSVTALDKVVIKFRREGAEVEIIGMNEATTTIVDRFGVHDKPEEIEKIMGGH encoded by the coding sequence ATGCTCTTTTTATCGAAAAAACAAGATTGGCTCGGCAATATCCGGGGGGATTTATTGGCCGGCATCGTTGTTGCACTCGCACTGATTCCCGAGGCGATCGCATTCTCGATCATCGCCGGCGTCGATCCGAAAGTCGGACTCTATGCCTCGTTTTGTATTGCGGTCGTGACCGCGTTCGTAGGCGGCCGTCCCGGCATGATATCGGCCGCAACCGGGGCGATGGCGCTGTTGATGGTGACCTTGGTCAAGGATTACGGACTGCAATATTTGTTAGCGGCAACGCTATTGACCGGCATGCTGCAGATCGTCGCAGGCTACATCAAGTTCGGCAGTCTGATGAGTTTCGTGTCGCGCTCGGTCGTAACCGGTTTCGTCAATGCCTTGGCGATTTTGATCTTCATGGCGCAATTGCCTGAATTGACCAACGTGACTTGGCACGTTTACGCGATGACCGCAAGCGGATTAGGGATTATTTATCTGTTTCCGTTGATTCCGGCGGTCGGCAAGTCGGTACCGTCGCCGTTGCTCTGTATCGTCGCATTGACTGCCTTGTCGATCTATTTGGGATTGGACATCCGCACGGTCGGCGACATGGGTGAGCTGCCTGACGATTTGCCGATATTTTTGTGGCCGGAAGTTCCATTGACGCTTGAAACCCTGAAAATCATCTTTCCTTATTCTGCATCTTTGGCGGTGGTGGGATTGCTCGAATCGTTGATGACAGCGACGATCGTCGACGATTTGACCGATTCCGGGAGCGACAAGAACCGCGAATGTAAAGGCCAAGGTTTGGCCAATATCGGTTCGGGTCTGCTCGGCGGCATGGCAGGCTGCGCGATGATAGGACAATCGGTGATCAACATCAAATCGGGCGGTCGCGGACGTCTGTCGACGTTGGTGGCCGGTACACTGCTGTTGATCATGGTTGTCTTTCTCGACGAATGGATTTCGAAAATCCCGATGGCCGCGCTCGTAGCCGTAATGATCATGGTGTCGATCGGTACCTTCAGTTGGCGTTCGGTACTCGATTTGAAGAAACATCCCCTATCGAGCAGTGTCGTTATGATCATGACCGTGATCGTAGTGGTATTTACGCACAATCTCGCGATCGGCGTGTTTGTCGGCGTGTTGTTGGCGGCGCTGTTTTTCGCGAACAAGATCAGTCATTTTCTATATGTCGAATCGGAAATCGACGAAGATCAAAGCGTCAGAATCTATCGTGTGGTCGGGCAGGTGTTTTTCAATTCAGCCGAAAAATTCATCCAATCGTTCGATTTCAAAGAAGCAGCCGAAAAAGTCGTCATCGATTTACATCGCGCGCATTTCTGGGATATAACCTCGGTCACGGCATTGGACAAGGTCGTGATCAAGTTTCGGCGCGAAGGTGCTGAAGTCGAAATTATCGGCATGAACGAAGCGACCACGACGATTGTCGACCGGTTCGGCGTACACGACAAGCCGGAAGAAATCGAAAAAATCATGGGAGGACACTAA
- a CDS encoding universal stress protein, whose translation MNNNENRVLACIDGSALTEAVCDYAAWIAQRVEVPLKLLHTIDHHPETATMSDLSGNIGLDSRDELLEEITRLDQQRIKLRLQQGKLLLEHAKQRVIQAGASDPILTQRHGSLVEALIELEDVTRVLVIGLRGKVHENQPDKIGAKLESIIRSLHRPILVVNESFKAPERIMLAYDGSSAAEKALDIVANSPLYKGLVCHLVCVSKDDGKGQLLEIAENKLKQSGGIEVVAQKLAGKPDLVLCEYQETHDIDMTVMGAFSHTKLRDLLLGSFTAKMLLHSKKPLLLLR comes from the coding sequence ATGAATAATAACGAAAATAGAGTGCTGGCTTGTATCGACGGATCGGCGTTGACCGAAGCGGTTTGCGATTACGCGGCCTGGATCGCGCAGCGCGTCGAAGTGCCGCTGAAATTATTACACACGATCGATCATCATCCCGAAACCGCGACAATGTCCGATCTGTCCGGCAATATCGGTCTGGACAGCCGCGACGAATTGCTGGAGGAAATTACTCGATTGGACCAGCAACGCATCAAGTTGCGTCTGCAGCAAGGTAAATTATTATTGGAGCATGCAAAACAGCGCGTGATACAGGCCGGCGCCAGCGATCCGATTCTAACTCAACGGCATGGCAGTTTGGTCGAGGCCTTGATCGAACTGGAAGATGTGACGCGCGTTTTGGTAATCGGCCTTCGCGGCAAGGTGCATGAAAACCAGCCCGACAAGATCGGCGCGAAACTGGAATCGATTATTCGTTCGCTACACAGACCGATATTGGTCGTCAACGAGTCGTTTAAAGCGCCTGAGCGTATCATGCTCGCCTACGACGGTAGCTCGGCGGCCGAAAAAGCGTTGGATATCGTTGCCAACAGCCCGCTCTATAAAGGCTTGGTTTGTCATCTGGTCTGTGTCAGTAAGGACGACGGCAAGGGACAATTGCTCGAAATCGCCGAGAATAAACTGAAGCAGTCTGGCGGTATCGAAGTGGTTGCACAAAAACTGGCAGGAAAACCCGATTTGGTACTCTGCGAATATCAAGAAACCCATGATATCGATATGACCGTGATGGGCGCGTTTAGTCATACCAAGTTACGCGATCTCTTGCTCGGCAGTTTTACCGCGAAAATGCTGTTGCATAGCAAAAAGCCGTTGTTGTTGCTGAGATAA
- a CDS encoding aspartate aminotransferase family protein: protein MSDSNVWDIDMKFLSEYEERHTHSYDLASEYMNPKLVEVMDILGFNKHYAKAEGNYLYDNEGKAYLDMHSGEGFASLGHNHPAINRALIKALDSNLPDGVQIHHSTLSGLLAENLCKRLPDGLDRVFFTNSGTETVEAALKFARAASKRHRLLSCESGYHGLTYGALSVSSEEYFRKGFGPLLPGCDRVPFNDLERLEEELSARDVAAFIVEPIQGRAVTMPSHGYFKEVERLCRKYGTFLIFDEIQSGLGRTGRWFALDHWGIEPDFVLVAKALSGGHMPVGAMISRRSIFDKVFNTLDRCYVHHSTYARNRLAMVAGLATLEVMENDKLVENADAMGKRLMDGLNKLKDRYSLLKDVRGMGLMIGFELGCPDSLRSKMEWKLIHAASAGLFPQLVVIPLHRDHQIITMASGHNDVIKLLPTMVISEKEVDHFLNAMETILRNSQEVGSENWKTIYQIAKRTIKGGD from the coding sequence GTGAGCGATTCAAATGTATGGGATATCGACATGAAGTTTCTAAGCGAATACGAGGAACGCCATACACACAGCTATGATTTGGCCAGCGAGTATATGAATCCGAAACTGGTCGAAGTGATGGATATCCTTGGCTTCAACAAGCATTATGCGAAAGCCGAGGGGAATTATCTCTACGACAACGAAGGCAAGGCCTATCTGGATATGCACAGCGGCGAAGGTTTCGCGAGCCTCGGGCACAATCACCCCGCGATCAATCGCGCGTTGATCAAGGCGTTGGATTCGAACTTGCCGGACGGCGTGCAAATTCATCATTCGACCTTGTCCGGTTTGTTGGCCGAGAATCTGTGCAAGCGCTTACCGGACGGTTTGGACCGCGTGTTTTTCACGAATTCGGGTACCGAAACGGTCGAGGCGGCGTTGAAGTTCGCGCGTGCGGCATCAAAGCGTCACCGTCTATTGTCATGCGAGAGCGGTTATCATGGCCTGACTTACGGTGCATTGTCGGTATCGAGCGAGGAGTATTTCCGCAAAGGTTTCGGTCCGCTATTGCCGGGCTGCGACAGGGTGCCGTTCAACGATCTAGAGCGGCTCGAAGAAGAATTGAGCGCGAGGGACGTCGCGGCGTTCATCGTCGAACCGATTCAGGGACGCGCCGTGACGATGCCGAGCCACGGTTATTTCAAAGAAGTCGAGCGCCTGTGCCGTAAATACGGTACCTTCTTGATCTTCGACGAGATTCAATCCGGGCTCGGACGAACCGGGCGCTGGTTCGCGCTCGATCATTGGGGTATCGAGCCCGATTTCGTTTTGGTCGCAAAAGCCTTGAGCGGCGGTCACATGCCGGTCGGCGCGATGATCTCGCGGCGAAGTATTTTCGATAAAGTCTTCAATACGCTCGATCGTTGTTATGTACATCATTCGACTTACGCACGCAATCGTTTGGCGATGGTCGCGGGGCTCGCGACGCTCGAAGTGATGGAAAATGATAAATTGGTCGAGAATGCCGACGCGATGGGCAAGCGTTTGATGGACGGATTGAATAAGCTGAAAGATCGTTATTCGCTGCTCAAGGACGTACGCGGCATGGGCTTGATGATCGGTTTCGAATTGGGCTGTCCCGACTCGCTGCGCAGTAAAATGGAATGGAAATTGATTCACGCCGCGAGCGCCGGCCTGTTCCCGCAATTGGTCGTGATTCCGCTACACCGCGATCATCAGATCATCACGATGGCGTCTGGTCATAATGATGTGATCAAACTGCTGCCGACGATGGTGATCTCTGAAAAAGAAGTCGATCACTTCCTGAATGCGATGGAGACGATCTTGCGTAACAGCCAGGAAGTCGGCAGCGAAAATTGGAAGACGATTTATCAAATCGCTAAGCGAACGATCAAGGGAGGCGATTGA
- a CDS encoding NAD-dependent epimerase/dehydratase family protein, producing MVPSLKVAVTGASGFVGKRLVERLCSQGHSVVCLLRPTSNALGLERPQVELKRGFLTDAGFVGEVLTGCDVVIHCAALVSDWGTVHEIKTANVGATRILVKEAAKCGISHFIHVSTTDVYGHSGKRGVSEDHRPADKFANWYAETKKEAEGIVSASSVVHTILRPATIYGPGSKTLVGEIAKAVESGFMLLIDGGKQCAGLTYIDNLIDAIELTLFNENAFGEVFNVSDASSVTWAEFVDHIALGLGSRYRKISLPYPLAFRLGHFLESGYRHVRGVTGLQTQALLSRQAVQVLGVHQDFSIDKARSRLGFEPAVPFDQGIEKSIEWVKGQML from the coding sequence ATGGTACCGAGCCTCAAAGTCGCCGTGACCGGCGCATCGGGATTTGTCGGCAAACGTTTGGTTGAGCGCTTGTGTAGCCAAGGTCATTCGGTGGTGTGCCTGCTAAGGCCGACCTCCAACGCCTTGGGGCTCGAGCGGCCGCAAGTCGAGCTCAAGCGCGGATTTTTAACCGATGCCGGTTTCGTGGGTGAAGTGTTAACCGGTTGCGATGTCGTGATTCATTGCGCGGCCTTGGTTTCGGATTGGGGAACCGTGCATGAAATCAAAACCGCGAATGTTGGTGCGACCCGGATCTTGGTAAAGGAAGCGGCTAAATGCGGAATTAGTCATTTCATTCATGTCAGTACGACCGATGTTTACGGTCATTCCGGAAAAAGAGGCGTATCGGAAGATCATCGACCGGCGGATAAATTTGCGAATTGGTATGCCGAAACCAAAAAAGAAGCCGAGGGCATCGTGTCGGCTAGTTCGGTGGTGCATACGATCTTGCGTCCCGCAACGATTTACGGTCCCGGTTCGAAAACGTTGGTCGGCGAAATCGCAAAAGCGGTTGAATCCGGTTTCATGTTGTTGATTGACGGCGGTAAGCAATGTGCCGGTTTGACTTATATCGATAATCTTATCGATGCGATCGAGTTGACCTTATTCAATGAAAACGCCTTTGGCGAAGTGTTTAATGTTTCGGATGCAAGTTCGGTGACTTGGGCCGAATTTGTCGATCATATTGCATTGGGGCTTGGCTCGCGTTATCGAAAAATCAGTTTGCCGTATCCTTTAGCGTTTAGGCTAGGACACTTTTTGGAAAGCGGATACCGTCATGTCAGAGGCGTCACCGGTTTGCAAACGCAAGCCTTGTTATCGAGACAGGCTGTGCAAGTTCTCGGTGTTCATCAGGATTTTTCGATCGATAAAGCACGGAGCCGATTGGGGTTTGAGCCAGCAGTGCCATTCGACCAGGGTATTGAAAAATCGATCGAATGGGTTAAAGGGCAAATGTTGTAA
- a CDS encoding ParA family protein gives MKIIATFNIKGGVGKTSTAVNLAYLAAQGGSRTLVWDLDPQGASSYYFRIKPKIKGGSKKLIEGKRELDDMIKGTDFDNLDLLPSDFSFRNLDLVLESKKKPTHRLEKLLKPLSQEYDFIFLDCPPSISLLSEAVFKAADILLSPVIPTTLSIRTLDQLKQFLKEENNKKVRVMPFFSMVDRRKKMHLDILETTSKQFPELLKTTIPYASDIERMGIERMPLGGFVKSGRSIKAYQDLWEEINLNL, from the coding sequence ATGAAAATCATTGCAACATTTAACATTAAAGGCGGTGTAGGAAAAACGTCCACGGCCGTCAATCTTGCTTATTTGGCGGCGCAAGGCGGATCGCGTACTTTAGTATGGGACCTCGACCCGCAAGGGGCGAGTAGCTACTATTTCAGAATCAAGCCAAAAATTAAGGGCGGCAGCAAAAAATTGATCGAAGGCAAGCGTGAATTGGACGATATGATTAAAGGTACCGATTTCGATAACCTTGACTTGTTGCCTTCGGACTTTTCTTTTAGAAACCTTGACTTAGTGCTGGAAAGCAAGAAAAAACCGACGCATCGGCTCGAAAAACTATTGAAGCCGCTCTCTCAGGAGTACGATTTCATCTTCCTGGATTGTCCGCCGAGCATCTCATTATTATCGGAAGCCGTTTTCAAAGCCGCAGATATATTGCTGTCGCCCGTCATTCCGACGACGCTTTCGATAAGAACGCTGGATCAACTGAAGCAATTTCTCAAAGAAGAGAATAATAAGAAAGTACGAGTCATGCCGTTTTTTTCGATGGTCGACCGCCGCAAAAAAATGCACCTCGACATCCTTGAAACGACTTCCAAACAATTCCCGGAATTGCTGAAAACGACGATCCCTTATGCCAGCGACATCGAACGCATGGGTATTGAACGCATGCCGCTAGGCGGCTTTGTCAAAAGCGGCCGTTCGATAAAGGCCTATCAAGATCTCTGGGAAGAAATAAACCTTAATTTGTAG